The DNA segment ACCGAGGTGCTGTTTTGGCGGCAGGTGCTGACCATTCCGTTGCTCTACGCCTGGCTCGCTTATCGCCGCCAAACCGCGCGCCTGAGAACCGAGCGGCTCCCCGTGCATTGCCGCCGCGCGCTGATGGGGGCGGCCGGCATGGGCTTCACTTTCGGCGCGCCGGTGTTGCTGCCGCTGGCAGAGGCGGTGACCCTGGGCTTTACCACGCCGATCTTCGCCGTGATCTTCTCCGCCCTCATCCTCAAGGAGCGCATCGGCCCATGGCGCTGGACCGCGGTGGCGATTGGATTTTCCGGGGTCCTCGTGATCGCCCGTCCCGATGGGCACCTGCCGCTGTTCGGCGCGCTGGTCGGGCTCGGCGCGGGGCTGATGGTGGCGCTCATCAGCATCCAGGTCCGCGACCTCACCCGGACCGACGAACCGCTCGCCATCGTATTCTGGTTCGCCGCGCTCTCGAGCCCTTTGCTCGCCCTGTTCCTCCCCTTTCACGCCCGCGCGCATACGGCAGAGCAATGGCTGCTGCTCGGCGCGATCGGGCTGCTCGGCTGCGCAGGCCAGCTGCTGCTTACCGCTTCGCTGCGCTATGGTCAGGTCGCCTCCGTGATCGTGATGGATTACAGCGCACTCGGCTGGGCGCTTCTCTACGGCTGGGCGATCTGGGGCGATGTGCCCGCGGGCGCGACCTGGGCCGGGGCGCCGCTGATCCTTACCGCGGGCCTGATCATCATCTGGCGCGAGCAGGTGGTGCTACGGCGGCGGGCGCGCGCGGGAACCGTGGGTGCTACGCCGGGTTGAACCCAGCACGGTGGACCGACGAAACAGCACTTCGACAAAAAGGAGCACGACCATGCGCAAGCTCGTACTGGCCTTTGGCCTCGCCGCGATGACCCTCACCACCGCTGCCTGCAATACCGTGAAGGGCCTTGGCGAAGATATCGAATCGGTCGGCGAAGCGGGCGACCGCGCAACCTGATCGCGAATCGCCGCGTGGAATGACGAGCCCCGCCAGATCCGGCGGGGCTTTTCTTTGCGGGGAGGCGGCACCTTCGTTTTCCCGGCGATGATTTTGTTCTCGGCCAGTCCTACAGGGCGGAAGAAATCGCTTTCCTATAAGGGGCCGCGTGTGCCCTGTCCGGGCGATGTTGCGCGCAGGCTGCCCGTCCCCCCAACGCATCGCCACGCGGCCCGTGTCCGGTGCCAAAACCTTCTGCGCGGGTGCCCACCTCTTTCCCGCATGAGGGGAGGTGTAACCTTGGTGTAACCTTTGGCTCAATTCACCTGCCGCTCGCGCCCTTCCCAATAGGGGGCGCGCAGGGTGCGGCGCAGGATTTTGCCGCTGGCGTTGCGCGGCAGCGCGGGGATCACGTCGATCGATTTGGGCACCTTGAACCCCGCCAGCCGCTCGCGGGTCCAGGCGATCACCCCGTCGGTGTCGACTTCAACGCCGGCGCGCGGCACGACGCAGGCCTTGACCACTTCGCCCCAGGTCTCGTCGGGCACGCCGATGACCGCCACTTCCGCTACTTGCGGATGGCCGTAGATCGCGCTTTCGACCTGCGCGGGATAGATGTTTTCCCCGCCCGAGATGATCATGTCCTTCATCCGGTCCTGGATGTAGATGTAGCCGTTTCCGTCCATGCTGGCGGCATCACCCGTGTGCATCCATCCGTCCTCCAGCGAGGCTGCCGTCGCCTCGTCGAGGTTCCAATAGCCCAGCATATTGGAGGGACTTTTGACCACCACTTCGCCGACTTGCCCGCGGGGCAGCTCCTCTCCATCCTCGCCGACGATCCTGATCTCCACCCCCGGCACCGCGCGCCCGGCGCTGCGCATTCGCGGATTGCCTTCGAGGGTGTGATCGGCTGGCGGCAGCAGCGAGACAGTGCCGGTCGTCTCCGTCATCCCGTAGCACTGGATGAAGCCCGCATTGGGTATGGTCCGCACCGCTTCGCGCAGCAGCTCGAGCGGGATCGGGGCCGCCCCGTAGAGGACGTAGCGCACCGCGGAGAAGTCGGTGGTCGCGGCCCGGGGGTGCTGGATCACCATCTGAAGCGCTGCGGGCACGATGAACATCCGAGTGACGCCCTGCTCGAACGCGGTCAGCACGCCTTCGGGCGTGAACTCGGGCTGCACGATCGCGCGCACCCCGCCGGCCAGCGCCATGATGCCGAGCCCCGTGCCGCCGATATGCGCGCAGGGCATGGCGACGAGGATCGCCTCCCCCTCCTCCCACTGCGACCAGGGTTCGTCCGCTTCGGAGGCAGGCACCCGCAATGCGAACAGGTTGGCGTTGGAGAGCACCGCGCCCTTGGGGTTGCCGGTGGTGCCGCTGGTGTAAAGCTGAAGCACGGCGTCGTCCGGCCCGGCAGGGTCGAACGCGGCAGGCTCGG comes from the Qipengyuania sediminis genome and includes:
- a CDS encoding DMT family transporter, translated to MDAPVNRPLFALALRLAAVAVLATLTMTVKYTVEAGVAFTEVLFWRQVLTIPLLYAWLAYRRQTARLRTERLPVHCRRALMGAAGMGFTFGAPVLLPLAEAVTLGFTTPIFAVIFSALILKERIGPWRWTAVAIGFSGVLVIARPDGHLPLFGALVGLGAGLMVALISIQVRDLTRTDEPLAIVFWFAALSSPLLALFLPFHARAHTAEQWLLLGAIGLLGCAGQLLLTASLRYGQVASVIVMDYSALGWALLYGWAIWGDVPAGATWAGAPLILTAGLIIIWREQVVLRRRARAGTVGATPG
- a CDS encoding entericidin A/B family lipoprotein; its protein translation is MRKLVLAFGLAAMTLTTAACNTVKGLGEDIESVGEAGDRAT
- a CDS encoding fatty acid--CoA ligase yields the protein MSEEPLLSFDAFIRHWAAERPETVALEEGEAKSSFAELESRTGRAIAVLRDMGVAKGDRVAWLGKNAKTYFELFYACSRVGAVMVPIGWRLAAPEVRYIIEDTGAKVLFTGDDCDAAAQQACEGMANPPRVLLASEAERLIARAEPAAFDPAGPDDAVLQLYTSGTTGNPKGAVLSNANLFALRVPASEADEPWSQWEEGEAILVAMPCAHIGGTGLGIMALAGGVRAIVQPEFTPEGVLTAFEQGVTRMFIVPAALQMVIQHPRAATTDFSAVRYVLYGAAPIPLELLREAVRTIPNAGFIQCYGMTETTGTVSLLPPADHTLEGNPRMRSAGRAVPGVEIRIVGEDGEELPRGQVGEVVVKSPSNMLGYWNLDEATAASLEDGWMHTGDAASMDGNGYIYIQDRMKDMIISGGENIYPAQVESAIYGHPQVAEVAVIGVPDETWGEVVKACVVPRAGVEVDTDGVIAWTRERLAGFKVPKSIDVIPALPRNASGKILRRTLRAPYWEGRERQVN